GTTCTACGTGCTGCGCTTCCTGCTCGGCGTAGCCGAGGCGGGGTTCTTTCCGGGCGTACTCTATGCGTTGACGCTGTGGTTCCCGCAGGCGCACCGGGCGCGGGCGGTCGGCTCCTTCATGCTGGCAAGTGCCGTTGCGAACGCGATCGGCGCGGCGATAGGAGGCGTGCTGCTCGATCTCGATGGCATGCTGGGCCTGCGCGGCTGGCAATGGGTGTTCATCGCCACCGGAATACCGGCGGTGGTCCTGGTGCCGGTGGTGCTCGCGACATTGCCGAGCGGCCCTGCCGAGGCGCGTTGGCTAACGGAGCGGCAGAAAAGCTGGCTGGCGGATGTGCTCCATGCGGAGCGGTCGGGTGAACATGTCGCGGACCATCGCAACCCGATGCGCGCGCTCGCCGATCCGCGCGTGCTGGCGCTCTCCGTTGCCTATATCGGCTTTCCGCTTGCCGCCTATGGGCTTGGCTATTGGCTGCCGACGATCGTCAAGGGCTTCGGGGTCTCGAATACGGTCAACGGCTTCCTGAACGTCATTCCGTGGACGCTGGTCGGCCTCGCGCTGTGGTGGGTGCCGCGCCACGCGGCGCGCTTCCAGAACCAGCGTTGGCACATCGCGGGGCCGGCGCTCATCGGCGCGGTGGCGCTAGTGCTGAGCGTCCTCGTGCCCGGCCCGGTACTAAAGTTCGTCATGCTGTGCATCGCGGCCCCGGCGATCTTTTCGGGACAGCCGGTGTTCTGGACATTGCCGCCCCGCTTCTTGAAGGGAGCCAGCGCTGCTGCCGGCTTCGCGGCCATCAACTCGATCGGCAATCTCGGCGGCTTCGTCGCGCAGACGGTGGTGCCCCGCATCCGCGATGAAAGCGGCAGCGATCTCGCCCCCATGCTCTTCCTCGCCCTCTGCCTCGCCTTGGCCGCCTTCGGCGTCCTCCTCGCGGAAAGGCGGCTACCTACGAGCGCGTGAACGAAGAAGCAGATGACAGCGCGGGTCTACCGCTTGCTGCGGGCATCTTCTCGCACCGACGTCGGGACCACGAATC
This is a stretch of genomic DNA from Sphingomonas sp. BT-65. It encodes these proteins:
- a CDS encoding MFS transporter, encoding MDDLGRATISRVSWRLMPLLGLIYMVAYIDRQNVSYAKLQMVSDLSLSEAAYGLGASLFFIGYFLFEVPSNLLLERVGARLWFARIMATWGVVTVLLGFTSSPTMFYVLRFLLGVAEAGFFPGVLYALTLWFPQAHRARAVGSFMLASAVANAIGAAIGGVLLDLDGMLGLRGWQWVFIATGIPAVVLVPVVLATLPSGPAEARWLTERQKSWLADVLHAERSGEHVADHRNPMRALADPRVLALSVAYIGFPLAAYGLGYWLPTIVKGFGVSNTVNGFLNVIPWTLVGLALWWVPRHAARFQNQRWHIAGPALIGAVALVLSVLVPGPVLKFVMLCIAAPAIFSGQPVFWTLPPRFLKGASAAAGFAAINSIGNLGGFVAQTVVPRIRDESGSDLAPMLFLALCLALAAFGVLLAERRLPTSA